Part of the Streptomyces sp. HSG2 genome, TTCCACGTTCTACACCGGACGGTTGCCGGACGACGCCGACGAGGTCCCGCTCGGCACACCCCTCCGGGACGCGCGGATCGAGATCCGACGGGACGGCCGGGCCGTGCCGTGCGGTGAGCGGGGGGAGATCCACATCGGTGGCCCGCTCCTGGCCAGGGGGTTCCTCGACGACGAGGAGGCCACCGCGCGCCGTTTTCTGCCCGACCCGCACACCGCTCCGGACGCCCGCCTGTACGCCACCGGCGACCTGGGGCGGATGGACTCCGAAGGACAGGTGGTCTTCCTCGGCCGCGTCGACGACCAGATCAAGATCCGCGGACATCGGCTGGAGCCCGCCCGGGTGGAGCGTGCCCTCTGCGACCGGCCCGGGGTCGACCAGGCCGTGGTGTTCCCCGATCCCGAGACCGGAACCGCGCTCTGGGCCTTCACCGTGCCCGCCGATCCCGCGACGGCGCCGCCGCCCGGCGAGGCCCGGCGACTGACCGGTACCGAACGGGAGGCGTTGGTGGCGCCGTTGGAGGAGTACCTTCCGGACTGGGCCGTGCCCCGTGTGCTGCACCGGGTGTCCGTCCTGCCGAAGAACGCGCACGGCAAGGTCGACAAGCGGAGCCTCGCCTCCTGGGCCACTCCGGATCGATCGGCGCGGCCGGCCGAGGTGTCCGGGGCCCCCGCGCCGAAGCCCGGGTCGGCGGATGCCGCGCCCGCCCGCGGAGTGGCGGCAGCCGCCTCGGAGCCGTTGGACCGTGTGGTCGCGCTCTTTCGCGAGGTGCTGACCGCGCCGACCCTCGGCCCCGACGACGACTTCTTCGCCCAGGGAGGCCATTCCCTGCTGGCCATGCGTCTGTTGGCACGGATGCGCGAATCGCACCCCGGCGCGGTGGGTCTGCGGGCGAGCGACCTCTTCGCCTCCCCGACCCCGCGACGCCTCGCCGGGACACTCGCGGCGAGATCCGACACCGGCCCCTGATCTCCCCCGGCATCCCCGGCACGGCCACCACCGACCCCCGAGCCCGCCCCGACGCCGCGTCCACGACCACGCACCCGAGGGCCCGCGTCCGCGACACCCGAACGCGAGCAGCCACCATCCCGACCACTCAGCGAGAGTTGGCATGTCGAACCTCACCGACCCGTCCACGCCCGGCTACACCCTGACCGCCGACGAGGCGTCCGCCATCGCGGACCTCGGCCTCGAACTGGCGTCTGTCTACTCGTCCTTCGGCGACCCCGCCCTCCTCCACGACCTGCCCCGACTCGCGGCCCGACTCCCCGGCGGGGTACAGGACTTCCTACGCCGGTTCGCGCTCGCCGACCGACACGGCCACGCCGTGATCCGCGGGCACGAGTTCGACCAGGAGCGCATCGGCCCGACCCCGGCCCACTGGCGCGGGCGGGCCCGGCCCGGCCCGGAGTTCCCCGAGGAACTGCTGCTGATGCTGTACGCGGCTCTCCTCGGGGAGCCCTTCGGCTGGGCCACCCAGCAGGACGGGCATCTGGTGCACGACATCTTCCCGATCCGCCGTCACGAGAACGACCAACTGGGGATGGGCAGCAAGGAGCCTCTGACCTGGCACACCGAGGACGCCTTCCATCCCCACCGAAGCGACTACCTGATCCTCGGGGCGTTGCGCAACCCCGACCACGTGCCCACCACGCTCGGCGAACTGGACACGTCCTCGCTCTCCGAGGAGGACGTCGACATCCTCTTCGAACCACGCTTCCACATCGCCCCCGACGAGTCCCACCTCCCGAAGAACAACTCGATCACCTCCGAGGAGGCGGCGGCCCGGTTCGCCACCATCCGGCGGATGGTCGAGGAGCGACCGCTGGGTCCGCTGCTCTACGGATCCCGCCAGGACCCCTACATGCGACTCGACCCCTACTTCACCTCGGTACCCGAGGAGGACGTCGCGGCACGGCATGCCTACGAGGCGGTGTTCAAGGTCGTGGACACCGGAATGCGCGAGGTCGTCGCGGACCAGGGCGACGTGCTGTTCATCGACAACCATCGCGCCGTCCACGGACGTCCGCCCTTCCGGGCCAGGTACGACGGCACCGACCGCTGGCTGAAGCGGGTGTGCGTGACATCCGACCTCCGGCGCTCACGCGAGATGAGGGCGACCGCCGACTGCCGACTGCTCGGGTGACGGCCCGATGTCCCTCGCCTTGACCGACCTGTCCCGAGACCCCTGGCTGACGCCCCACGTGGACGCCCTGATCGGTGCCAACATGCCGGCCTTCATGACCTGGGAATCCCCCGGCAACTGGCGCTGGCACGGCATGTACGAACGGTATCCCGCCCACCAGCTCTGCCTGGTCGACGAGCACGGTCGCCTGGTGGCCGCCGCCAACGGACTGCCGGTCCGCTGGGACGGCGACGCGTCGTCGCTTCCCTCGGGCAGCGACGACGTCCTGGTGGAGGCCGTCGACCACGGTCCGCCGGAGCGGCCCGCCGCGGTGTGCATGCTCTCGGTTTCGGTGGACGCCCGACACCGGGCCGTCGGTCACGCGGAGCGGCTCCTCGCCGAGGTCCGCCGGCGAGCCGCCGCGGAGGCCCCCCGAGGAGTGATCATCCCGGTGCGACCCACCCGCAAGTCCCGCTATCCGCTGATCCCGACGAGCGACTACGTCGCATGGCGGCGCCCGGACGGGCGTTGCTTCGACCCCTGGCTCCGCACCCACCGGGAACTCGGCGCCGCCTTCCTGGGCGTCGCCGAGCGCTCCGTGGTCATCCGCCAGCCGGTGGATCGTTGGGAGGAGTTCCTCGGCCACCCGTTGCCGGGCCCCGGTCGCTATCCGCTCCCCGGTGGACTGGTGCCCCTGAGCGTCGGCGAGGACGGCCACGGCACCTACGCCGAGCCGAACGTGTGGGTCCACCACCCCGCGGGCGCTGTCACGCCGTGACCTCGACCGGGCCGGGCGCCGAGTCCCCGGCCCACACCTCCGCGCAACCCTCTACGACTGGAGAGACCATGCCCCCCCTACGTCTGGCGATCGTCGGCTGCGGTGCAGCCGCCCGCGGCTGCCACCTGCCCGCCCTGCCCCCGCTCGACGGGGACGTGCTGCTGACCGCACTCGTCGACCGCGACCCCCGTCAGGCCGAGGCGGCCCTCGCCCTCTACCGGGAACTCGGCGGCAGGGACCCCGACCGCGTGCTGCTCGCGACGGACGCGTCCGAGGCCGAGGACGCCTTCGACGCCGCCGTGGTCGTCGCCCCGCACACCCTGCACGCGCCGATCGTGCGGAAGTTGCTGGCCGCCGGCAAGCACGTCCTGTTGGAGAAGCCGATGGCCACCTCGGTCCGGGACGCCCGGGAGCTGACGGCAGCCGCCGCGGCCGACGGTGCCCCCGTCCTGGCCATGGCCCACCCGCGGCGGCTCTTCCCGGCCTACGCCTGGGTCAAGCGGCTCATCGAAGCCGGGGACCTCGGGGAGGTGACCCGAGTCGACTGGTCGGAGGGTCACCCCTACGCCCACGAGCCGGTCTCCTGGTCGATGTTCGACCGACGCCTGGCCGGCGGCGGGGTGCTCACCGACACCGCTTCCCACGTCTTCGACACCCTCATGTGGTGGCTCGGACCCGATGTGGACGTGGTCCGCTGCGAGGACGACTCCCTCGGCGGTGTGGAGACCGATGCCTTCGCCCACCTGCGATTCGGCCCCACCGACGCGTACTGCCGATTCAGCCGGCTCCGCGACCTCGGCACCCGGTGCGCCGTCACCGGCACCAAGGCCACCGTCACCATCGGCACCGACTTCCCGGCGGGGGAGTGCACCCTGGTCACCGCGGACGGCGTGGAGATCCACCGCGGCGACGTCCCGGCCGTGGCACCGGCCCGGGACGAGTGGGAGGCGCTGTTCGCAGAGCAACTCGCCAACTTCGCCTCCGCCGTGCGTGGCGTGTCCCCCGTCCACTCCACCGCCGAGGACGGCGAACGCGTGGTCGAGCTGATTCAGCGGTGCTACACCGGCCCCGCCCGCGAGCCGTCGGCCCGACCGTGGACCACGCGCGACAGCCACGACACCGCGAGTCCCGGCCCGGCACTGGCCGGTCGGACCGTCGCCGTCACCGGCGCGAGCGGCTTCATCGGGGGCAGGCTCGTCGAGCGCCTCGTCCTCGGTACCGACGCCGAGGCCCGGGCCGTGGTCCGGGGCTTCGGCAGAGTGGCGCGGCTGTCGGTCCTGCCGCAGGAGCGACTGGAGTTCCGCCAGGCCGACCTGCTGGACCCGGCCACGCTCCGGTCGGCCTTCGAGGGCTGCGACACGGTCGTCCACTGCGCCTTCGGCAGCTCCGGTCGGGAAGCCGACCGTTGGGCCGCCTCGGTCCAGGGTACGGCCAACGTGCTGGCCGCCGCCCGCGCCGCGGGCGTCCGAAGGGTGGTGCACCTGAGCACCGTCGACGTCTACGACCCGAAGATCACCGGCCGCCTGACCGAGGACGCCCCCGCCCGCCCCGTCGATGTCGCCGATCGTGAGTACGAGCAGCAGAAGTTGGTCGCGGAGCGCCTCGTCACACAGGCGCACGGCGACCGACTGGACACCGTGGTGCTTCAGCCGGGGGTGGTCTACGGCCCGTGGGGCGGGCAGTGGACCACCGCCCAACTCCGGCGGCCGGCCGGCGACCTGGC contains:
- a CDS encoding non-ribosomal peptide synthetase yields the protein MTAAPQTDILDLWDLSVGDHPDRPALVSARRAMSYRETDRVTDSWAAALAKRGAGPGRLVGLAFGDPVRTVLGMLATLKAGAGFTILDDRLPPAARAALVRRTEAAVWLGDGRHAPDGAHVPPVHPTGSDTAWSRPPARASDVAYVLFTSGSTGRPKGTVVERDALRRFARAVAERLELKPEDRWLQVASLGFDVLIEEVFPALVAGAAVVCRDDTRALDAEELHHMAALTRTTVVELSTQYWMEYARWLDTAGATTPGDLRTVVVGGERMDPRPYREWQARQPAALAHVYGLTECTVSSTFYTGRLPDDADEVPLGTPLRDARIEIRRDGRAVPCGERGEIHIGGPLLARGFLDDEEATARRFLPDPHTAPDARLYATGDLGRMDSEGQVVFLGRVDDQIKIRGHRLEPARVERALCDRPGVDQAVVFPDPETGTALWAFTVPADPATAPPPGEARRLTGTEREALVAPLEEYLPDWAVPRVLHRVSVLPKNAHGKVDKRSLASWATPDRSARPAEVSGAPAPKPGSADAAPARGVAAAASEPLDRVVALFREVLTAPTLGPDDDFFAQGGHSLLAMRLLARMRESHPGAVGLRASDLFASPTPRRLAGTLAARSDTGP
- the vioC gene encoding arginine beta-hydroxylase, Fe(II)/alpha-ketoglutarate-dependent, with amino-acid sequence MSNLTDPSTPGYTLTADEASAIADLGLELASVYSSFGDPALLHDLPRLAARLPGGVQDFLRRFALADRHGHAVIRGHEFDQERIGPTPAHWRGRARPGPEFPEELLLMLYAALLGEPFGWATQQDGHLVHDIFPIRRHENDQLGMGSKEPLTWHTEDAFHPHRSDYLILGALRNPDHVPTTLGELDTSSLSEEDVDILFEPRFHIAPDESHLPKNNSITSEEAAARFATIRRMVEERPLGPLLYGSRQDPYMRLDPYFTSVPEEDVAARHAYEAVFKVVDTGMREVVADQGDVLFIDNHRAVHGRPPFRARYDGTDRWLKRVCVTSDLRRSREMRATADCRLLG
- a CDS encoding NAD-dependent epimerase/dehydratase family protein, yielding MPPLRLAIVGCGAAARGCHLPALPPLDGDVLLTALVDRDPRQAEAALALYRELGGRDPDRVLLATDASEAEDAFDAAVVVAPHTLHAPIVRKLLAAGKHVLLEKPMATSVRDARELTAAAAADGAPVLAMAHPRRLFPAYAWVKRLIEAGDLGEVTRVDWSEGHPYAHEPVSWSMFDRRLAGGGVLTDTASHVFDTLMWWLGPDVDVVRCEDDSLGGVETDAFAHLRFGPTDAYCRFSRLRDLGTRCAVTGTKATVTIGTDFPAGECTLVTADGVEIHRGDVPAVAPARDEWEALFAEQLANFASAVRGVSPVHSTAEDGERVVELIQRCYTGPAREPSARPWTTRDSHDTASPGPALAGRTVAVTGASGFIGGRLVERLVLGTDAEARAVVRGFGRVARLSVLPQERLEFRQADLLDPATLRSAFEGCDTVVHCAFGSSGREADRWAASVQGTANVLAAARAAGVRRVVHLSTVDVYDPKITGRLTEDAPARPVDVADREYEQQKLVAERLVTQAHGDRLDTVVLQPGVVYGPWGGQWTTAQLRRPAGDLAQLPAGTAGGVCDAVYVDDLVEAVFLAVDSADAAGERFLVGHPEELRWGTFFDAVRESRHSVGGATSPTDQPVAEWELELYHSTARADYAKARRVLGFTARTPFAEGAALTAEWARWAGEVPEAGA